From the genome of Mesorhizobium japonicum MAFF 303099, one region includes:
- a CDS encoding SH3 domain-containing protein — protein sequence MSFRAFLPAAMLVTVAGFWLGASTPGVAQYCEGTVHGLSGRYNLATGSGFLAVRTRPNSSSRMIGQLFNGDHVEIFDRRGNWYQVEIGGSTGWANARWLRNDCRY from the coding sequence ATGTCATTCAGGGCATTCTTGCCGGCTGCGATGCTTGTGACTGTCGCCGGCTTTTGGCTCGGCGCATCGACGCCGGGCGTCGCGCAATATTGCGAGGGGACGGTGCACGGCCTGTCCGGCCGCTACAATCTGGCGACCGGTAGTGGCTTTCTCGCCGTGCGGACACGGCCGAACTCGTCATCGCGGATGATCGGCCAGCTGTTCAATGGTGATCACGTCGAGATTTTCGACCGCCGCGGCAACTGGTATCAGGTCGAAATCGGCGGCTCGACCGGCTGGGCGAATGCACGCTGGCTGCGCAACGACTGCCGCTACTGA
- the ilvA gene encoding threonine ammonia-lyase IlvA, whose amino-acid sequence MNSFSSRVATAAAAIRQIFPETPLQENDYLSKKTGARVLLKREDLSPVRSYKIRGAFNFFRKALGEGNQAELFVCASAGNHAQGFAFVCRHFGKKGVVFMPVTTPQQKIDKTRLFGGDFVEIRLVGDFFDDCYRAAFEFTERSGAHMVPPFDHKDIIEGQATVAYEIAAQMAGARMPDIVMLPVGGGGLAAGVTHYFADQGREARFVFCEPAGAPSLHDSLAAGKRLKLAKVDNFVDGAAVAEIGREPLRFLKEFAADTVRLIPENRLCATMIEMLNVEGVVLEPAGALAIDALKDFSRKEIRGKTIVAVVSGGNFDFERLPDVKERALRFEGLKKYFIIRFPQRPGALRDFLEMLGPDDDIARFEYLKKSARNFGSVLIGIETKDRRNFDLLKANFEAEGVQYQDITDNETLAGFII is encoded by the coding sequence ATGAACAGTTTTTCCTCCCGCGTCGCCACCGCTGCGGCGGCGATCCGCCAGATCTTTCCGGAAACGCCGCTGCAGGAAAACGACTATCTGTCGAAGAAGACCGGCGCGCGGGTGCTGCTGAAGCGGGAGGACCTGTCGCCGGTGCGCTCCTACAAGATCCGTGGCGCCTTCAACTTCTTCCGCAAGGCGCTCGGCGAGGGCAACCAGGCAGAGCTGTTCGTCTGTGCGTCCGCCGGCAACCATGCCCAGGGTTTTGCCTTCGTCTGCCGCCATTTCGGCAAAAAGGGCGTGGTGTTCATGCCGGTGACAACGCCGCAGCAGAAGATCGACAAGACCAGGCTGTTCGGCGGTGATTTCGTCGAGATCAGGCTGGTCGGCGACTTTTTCGACGACTGCTATCGCGCCGCCTTCGAATTCACCGAAAGGTCGGGTGCCCACATGGTGCCGCCCTTCGACCACAAGGACATTATCGAGGGCCAGGCGACGGTCGCCTATGAGATCGCGGCCCAGATGGCGGGTGCGCGCATGCCTGACATCGTCATGCTGCCGGTCGGCGGTGGCGGGCTCGCCGCCGGCGTCACGCACTATTTCGCCGATCAGGGCCGCGAGGCGCGTTTTGTCTTCTGCGAGCCGGCCGGCGCGCCGAGCCTGCACGACAGCCTCGCGGCCGGAAAACGGCTGAAGCTCGCCAAGGTCGACAACTTCGTCGACGGCGCGGCGGTGGCCGAAATCGGCCGCGAACCCTTGCGGTTTCTCAAGGAATTCGCTGCTGACACCGTGCGGCTGATCCCGGAAAACCGGCTCTGCGCCACCATGATCGAGATGCTCAATGTCGAAGGCGTCGTGCTCGAGCCGGCCGGCGCATTGGCCATCGACGCATTGAAGGATTTTTCCAGGAAGGAGATCCGTGGCAAGACCATTGTCGCCGTGGTCTCAGGCGGCAATTTCGATTTCGAGCGGCTGCCGGATGTCAAGGAACGGGCGCTGCGCTTCGAAGGCCTGAAGAAATATTTCATCATCCGCTTCCCGCAGCGGCCGGGCGCGCTGCGCGACTTCCTCGAAATGCTGGGACCCGACGACGACATTGCCCGCTTCGAGTATCTGAAGAAGTCCGCGCGCAATTTCGGCTCGGTGCTGATCGGCATCGAAACCAAGGACCGTCGCAATTTCGACCTGCTCAAGGCAAATTTCGAGGCCGAGGGCGTCCAGTATCAGGACATCACCGACAACGAGACATTGGCGGGCTTCATCATATGA
- a CDS encoding DUF982 domain-containing protein: MMDNKPFETPVVVELGHVGKYRHIRSTQEAAECLMTVWPLNRGPRHRDALDTCLKVLEGYRSTAEARRALIEAARESEVLVPDDKLSDDRLH, from the coding sequence ATGATGGACAACAAACCTTTTGAAACGCCGGTCGTGGTCGAACTCGGCCATGTCGGCAAATATCGCCATATCCGCAGCACCCAGGAAGCAGCGGAGTGTCTGATGACGGTCTGGCCGCTCAATCGCGGCCCGCGTCATCGTGATGCCCTCGACACTTGCCTCAAAGTGCTGGAAGGTTATCGTTCGACAGCGGAGGCGCGACGGGCATTGATCGAGGCCGCCAGGGAATCGGAAGTGCTGGTGCCCGACGACAAGCTATCCGACGACCGGCTGCATTGA
- a CDS encoding alpha/beta hydrolase, with the protein MGLLAGVEISDVPLKKIVTVCLAVLVAGCAGPQTQELLGSAIVAAPVTEIAGNHSIFIATTRKKSDDPNKVFDGERSATLNYARVNVTVPGLHQTGQIERRSRGKSDDPAKYFMASEVVGYDTQPKFSSALNADIAARGGRVMVFVHGYNTGFDDAVYRLTQIVHDSGYPGTPVLFSWASGAKTTDYVYDKESASAARDQLEVTLRMLQQSGARRIDIVAHSMGTWVTMETLRQMAISGDRDLGGKLGDVVLASPDIDVDVFKSQMRRYGKPDKPFILLLSDDDRALRLSGLIAGSRPRVGDYKDAADLASYGVTVVDLSEVKGSDSFNHTKFADNPVLVKMIGQRLREDDGFASDRDVTDRISLLGQ; encoded by the coding sequence ATGGGCCTTTTGGCCGGAGTGGAAATTTCAGACGTGCCTTTGAAGAAGATCGTTACTGTTTGTCTCGCCGTGCTCGTCGCCGGCTGCGCCGGCCCGCAAACGCAGGAATTGCTTGGCAGCGCCATCGTCGCCGCGCCGGTGACGGAAATCGCCGGCAACCATTCGATCTTCATCGCCACGACGCGCAAGAAATCCGACGATCCCAACAAGGTTTTCGACGGCGAGCGCTCGGCAACGCTGAACTATGCCCGCGTCAACGTCACCGTCCCGGGACTCCACCAGACCGGCCAGATCGAGCGGCGCTCGCGCGGCAAGTCGGATGATCCGGCCAAATATTTCATGGCTTCCGAGGTTGTCGGCTACGACACGCAGCCGAAATTCTCCAGCGCGCTGAACGCCGACATCGCGGCGCGTGGCGGCCGCGTCATGGTCTTCGTGCACGGCTACAACACCGGTTTCGACGATGCAGTCTACCGCCTGACCCAGATCGTCCACGATTCCGGCTATCCCGGCACGCCGGTGCTGTTTTCCTGGGCGTCGGGCGCCAAGACCACCGACTATGTCTATGACAAGGAAAGTGCCAGCGCGGCACGCGACCAGCTCGAAGTGACGTTGCGCATGCTGCAGCAGTCCGGCGCGCGTCGCATCGACATTGTCGCGCATTCGATGGGAACCTGGGTAACCATGGAAACGCTCCGCCAGATGGCCATCAGCGGCGACCGCGACCTCGGCGGCAAGCTCGGCGACGTGGTGCTCGCCTCGCCCGACATCGATGTCGACGTGTTCAAGAGCCAGATGCGCCGCTACGGCAAGCCCGACAAGCCGTTCATCCTGCTGTTGTCCGACGACGACCGCGCGCTGAGGCTTTCCGGCCTGATCGCCGGTTCACGGCCGCGCGTCGGCGACTACAAGGATGCAGCCGATCTTGCCTCCTATGGCGTGACGGTGGTCGATCTCTCCGAGGTCAAGGGCAGCGACAGCTTCAACCATACCAAATTCGCCGACAATCCGGTCCTGGTGAAGATGATCGGCCAGCGGCTGCGCGAAGATGACGGCTTTGCCAGCGACCGGGACGTGACCGACCGCATCAGCCTGCTCGGGCAGTAG
- a CDS encoding HAL/PAL/TAL family ammonia-lyase translates to MTITIDTNASWRDIARVSEGESLALSQAAWERIAFAHQIVAAIVEKGIRAYGVNTGVGALASKVVAPALQKKLSRNIIRSHACGVGDLVPRRGVRAIIAAQVANFAHGRSGVSPAIVRNLLTFIERDCVPDVPSRGSAGYLTHNAHVALVLIGEGSATVAGRPMSGLEALAEMGLEPLELGAKEGLSLVNGTACATGLTSIAVLRAERLLGWADAAAALTLEAAGAQMPAFGEQILAMRPSPGIQDVGRSLRGWLHGSELIALAHGSRTQDALSLRAVPHVHGAAREVLDRSSELVDRELAAVTDNPAVFGSLSDPQVVSEAHAVAPALGQAADGLTIALAQVAGMSERRIDRLVNPLVNNLPAFLADEDGANSGFMIAQYTATSLSNVNRRLAAPAATDGGVTSGLQEDFLAHPTVAANKLLAVIDNAEYILAIELMAAAQAHDFLARRGARAPGTDTIYQLVRENIAHYSDDRPLSRDMEALRTFIREMDVPACPQHS, encoded by the coding sequence ATGACAATAACGATAGATACAAACGCCAGCTGGCGCGACATCGCGCGGGTGAGCGAAGGCGAATCCCTGGCGCTTAGCCAGGCAGCATGGGAGAGGATCGCCTTTGCGCACCAGATCGTCGCGGCCATCGTCGAAAAAGGCATCCGCGCCTATGGCGTCAATACCGGGGTCGGCGCCTTGGCAAGCAAGGTCGTGGCGCCTGCCCTGCAAAAGAAACTGTCGCGCAATATCATTCGCAGTCACGCCTGCGGCGTAGGTGACCTCGTGCCGAGACGCGGCGTGCGCGCCATCATTGCCGCTCAAGTGGCTAATTTCGCGCATGGCCGTTCGGGCGTTAGCCCTGCGATCGTCCGCAATTTGCTCACCTTTATCGAGCGCGACTGCGTTCCCGACGTGCCCTCCCGGGGATCGGCCGGGTATTTGACGCACAACGCGCATGTAGCACTGGTCTTGATCGGCGAAGGCAGTGCAACCGTGGCAGGCCGCCCGATGAGCGGGCTCGAGGCGTTGGCTGAAATGGGTCTGGAGCCATTGGAGCTTGGCGCCAAGGAAGGCTTGAGCCTGGTCAACGGCACGGCGTGCGCAACCGGCCTGACAAGCATTGCGGTGCTGCGCGCGGAGCGTTTGTTGGGATGGGCTGACGCGGCGGCGGCTTTGACGCTCGAAGCCGCGGGCGCGCAAATGCCGGCTTTTGGCGAACAAATCCTGGCGATGAGGCCCTCACCCGGCATTCAGGACGTGGGCAGATCACTGCGCGGCTGGCTTCATGGCAGCGAACTTATCGCGCTGGCCCATGGCAGTCGCACGCAGGACGCACTCAGTCTTCGCGCCGTGCCGCATGTTCATGGCGCCGCCCGGGAGGTGCTGGACCGGTCCTCCGAGCTGGTCGACCGCGAACTGGCTGCCGTCACCGACAATCCCGCGGTATTCGGGTCCTTGAGCGATCCTCAGGTTGTTTCAGAGGCGCATGCGGTAGCGCCCGCCCTCGGGCAGGCCGCCGACGGCCTGACCATCGCCTTGGCTCAGGTGGCCGGAATGAGCGAGCGTCGGATCGATCGTCTCGTCAATCCGCTTGTCAACAATTTGCCGGCCTTCCTTGCCGATGAGGACGGAGCCAATTCCGGCTTCATGATCGCCCAGTACACGGCCACCTCGCTCAGCAACGTCAATCGGCGTCTGGCCGCCCCGGCGGCGACCGACGGCGGCGTCACATCCGGCCTGCAAGAGGATTTTCTTGCGCATCCAACCGTCGCAGCCAACAAGCTGCTGGCGGTTATCGACAACGCCGAATACATCCTGGCGATCGAACTCATGGCAGCCGCGCAGGCCCATGATTTTCTGGCGCGGCGCGGTGCCCGCGCGCCTGGTACTGACACCATCTACCAACTGGTCCGGGAAAATATCGCGCACTATTCCGACGATCGGCCTCTGTCCCGGGATATGGAAGCCTTGCGCACCTTCATCCGCGAAATGGACGTGCCGGCCTGTCCGCAGCACAGCTAG
- a CDS encoding alpha/beta hydrolase, producing MSLRLNSFVVALALAIAGCAGQNTHDLLNKTTVSVPASDIAATHEIFVATTRQQATKDPRQVFNGDRSLTTSYARVDVTVPKVHQVGAIERAKGSANSNPAKQFTATNVVHYGDAPQFAKAVGADIAMRGDRALVFVHGFNNGFDDGVYRLTQIAHDTKYPGTPVLFSWASSAKTTGYIYDKDSANAARDDLEATLRMLAKTRVKSIDIIAHSMGTWLTMEALRQLAITGDRDLGGKLGYVVLASPDIDVDVFKKQMMRYGKPDKPFAVLLSGDDRALKLSSFISGDKPRVGDYGNAADLASYGVSVVDLTKAKGGDGGLNHAKFADNPILVQLLGNRLRTPAGLASDEPDPAQLNNLGQGLGKAVGSVAEVVITTPFKVLTIVTGG from the coding sequence TTGAGCTTGCGCTTGAACAGTTTCGTCGTCGCGTTGGCGCTCGCCATTGCCGGTTGTGCCGGCCAGAACACGCATGATCTGCTCAACAAGACGACGGTCTCGGTACCAGCGTCCGACATCGCGGCCACGCACGAAATTTTCGTCGCCACCACCCGGCAGCAGGCGACCAAGGATCCGCGGCAGGTATTTAACGGCGATCGCTCGTTGACCACCAGCTACGCCCGCGTCGACGTCACCGTGCCGAAGGTCCACCAGGTCGGCGCCATCGAGCGGGCCAAGGGCTCGGCCAACTCGAACCCGGCCAAGCAATTCACGGCCACCAATGTCGTCCATTATGGCGACGCCCCGCAATTCGCCAAGGCGGTCGGCGCCGACATCGCCATGCGCGGCGACCGCGCGCTGGTGTTCGTGCACGGCTTCAACAACGGCTTCGACGACGGCGTCTACCGGCTGACGCAGATCGCCCATGATACGAAATATCCCGGTACGCCGGTGCTGTTCTCCTGGGCGTCGAGCGCCAAGACGACGGGCTATATCTACGACAAGGACAGCGCCAACGCCGCCCGTGACGACCTCGAGGCGACGCTCAGAATGCTCGCCAAGACGCGGGTCAAGAGCATCGACATCATCGCTCATTCGATGGGAACCTGGCTGACCATGGAGGCGCTGCGCCAGCTCGCCATCACCGGCGACCGCGATCTCGGCGGCAAGCTCGGCTATGTCGTCCTGGCTTCGCCCGACATCGATGTCGACGTGTTCAAAAAGCAGATGATGCGTTACGGCAAGCCGGACAAGCCGTTTGCCGTGCTGTTGTCAGGCGATGACCGGGCGCTCAAATTGTCTTCATTTATCTCCGGCGACAAGCCGCGTGTGGGCGACTACGGCAATGCGGCCGATCTCGCCAGCTATGGCGTCTCCGTGGTCGACCTGACCAAGGCCAAGGGCGGCGACGGTGGCCTAAACCACGCGAAATTCGCCGACAATCCGATCCTGGTGCAGTTGCTCGGCAACCGGCTGCGTACCCCTGCCGGCCTGGCCTCCGACGAACCCGATCCGGCGCAACTCAACAATCTCGGCCAGGGCCTCGGCAAGGCCGTCGGATCGGTCGCCGAGGTCGTCATCACCACGCCGTTCAAGGTGCTGACCATCGTCACCGGCGGGTGA
- the ade gene encoding adenine deaminase, producing MAKKPAAHATKPKPWTEMATHLVDVAMGRKPADLVIRNGRWVNVHSGEIIAGTDIAIAGGRFAYCGPNASHAIGQGTKVVDAGGRYLVPGLCDAHMHVESGMVTVTEFCRAVIPHGTTSMFIDPHEIANVLGLPGVRLMHDEAVAMPINVHVQMPSCVPSAPGLEHAGAELTVADVAEAMTWENIIGLGEVMNFPGVAANDPVMSGEIAATVRAGKTVGGHYASRDLGLPFHGYVAGGPEDDHEGTRAEDAIARVRQGMKAMLRLGSAWYDVASQIKAVTEGGIDPRNFILCTDDSHSGTLVHEGHMDRVVRHAIQQGLKPVTAIQMATINTAQHFRLEREIGSIAPGRLADLLIVSDLAAMTIDEVYARGVRLAKGGKLDIDIPAYDYPKTAKNTVKLGKKLRAGDFDITAPKGANEVRVRVIGVIENQAPTRALEADLPVEDGLVAMDRRNDVCQIALVERHRGTGGVTNAFVSGFGYMGDCAMASSVAHDAHHIICVGTNKQDMALAVNRLGQVGGGVVLFSKGKELALVEMPIAGLMSDERAEIVAAKAEKLTEAMRKMGCSLNNAYMQHSLLALVVIPELRISDVGLIDVTTFQKVDLFV from the coding sequence ATGGCAAAGAAGCCGGCGGCGCATGCGACGAAACCAAAACCCTGGACCGAGATGGCGACGCATCTGGTCGACGTCGCCATGGGCCGCAAGCCCGCCGATCTCGTCATCCGCAACGGCCGCTGGGTGAACGTTCACTCCGGCGAGATCATCGCCGGCACCGATATCGCCATTGCCGGCGGCCGCTTCGCCTATTGCGGGCCGAATGCCAGCCACGCCATCGGCCAGGGCACCAAGGTTGTCGATGCCGGCGGGCGCTATCTGGTGCCAGGCCTCTGCGACGCGCACATGCATGTCGAGAGCGGCATGGTGACGGTGACCGAGTTCTGCCGTGCCGTCATCCCGCACGGCACCACGTCGATGTTCATCGATCCGCACGAGATCGCCAATGTGCTCGGCTTGCCGGGCGTGCGGCTGATGCATGACGAGGCGGTGGCGATGCCCATCAACGTGCATGTGCAGATGCCGTCCTGCGTGCCGTCGGCGCCCGGGTTGGAACATGCCGGCGCCGAGCTGACGGTCGCCGATGTTGCCGAGGCCATGACCTGGGAAAACATCATCGGGCTCGGCGAAGTGATGAATTTCCCCGGTGTCGCCGCAAACGATCCTGTCATGTCGGGCGAGATCGCGGCGACGGTTCGTGCTGGCAAGACGGTCGGCGGCCACTATGCCTCGCGCGACCTCGGCCTGCCGTTCCATGGCTACGTCGCCGGCGGACCCGAAGACGACCACGAAGGCACGCGCGCCGAGGATGCCATCGCACGTGTCCGCCAGGGCATGAAGGCGATGCTGCGGCTGGGCTCGGCCTGGTACGACGTTGCCTCGCAGATCAAGGCGGTGACCGAAGGCGGCATCGATCCGCGCAACTTCATCCTGTGCACCGACGACAGCCATTCCGGCACGCTGGTGCATGAAGGCCACATGGACCGGGTGGTGCGCCACGCCATCCAACAGGGGCTGAAGCCGGTGACGGCGATCCAGATGGCGACGATCAACACTGCCCAGCATTTCAGGCTGGAACGCGAAATCGGTTCGATCGCACCGGGACGGTTGGCCGACCTGCTGATTGTCTCCGACCTCGCCGCAATGACCATCGATGAGGTTTATGCGCGCGGTGTCAGGTTGGCCAAGGGTGGCAAGCTCGACATTGACATTCCGGCCTATGATTACCCGAAGACGGCGAAGAACACCGTCAAGTTGGGCAAAAAACTCAGGGCCGGCGATTTCGACATCACGGCGCCCAAGGGTGCCAACGAGGTGCGGGTGCGCGTCATCGGCGTCATCGAGAACCAGGCGCCGACACGGGCGCTGGAGGCCGATCTGCCGGTCGAGGACGGGCTGGTCGCCATGGACCGCCGCAACGACGTCTGCCAGATCGCGCTGGTCGAGCGGCACAGGGGCACGGGCGGCGTCACCAACGCCTTCGTCTCCGGCTTCGGCTATATGGGCGATTGCGCCATGGCCTCGAGCGTGGCGCATGACGCCCATCACATCATCTGCGTCGGCACCAACAAGCAGGACATGGCGCTGGCGGTCAACCGGCTGGGCCAAGTCGGCGGCGGCGTCGTGCTGTTCTCCAAGGGCAAGGAACTGGCGCTGGTCGAAATGCCGATCGCCGGCCTGATGTCGGACGAGCGCGCCGAGATCGTCGCCGCCAAGGCCGAGAAACTGACCGAGGCGATGCGCAAGATGGGGTGTTCCCTGAACAACGCATACATGCAGCACTCGCTGCTGGCGTTGGTGGTCATTCCGGAGCTGAGGATTTCCGACGTCGGGCTGATCGATGTGACGACGTTCCAGAAAGTCGATCTGTTCGTCTAG
- a CDS encoding SecDF P1 head subdomain-containing protein has product MNGLTRLIAGTAITLFACGLVMAEPLTLAIAKAAVVSDQASGQRALNLKMTPDSAKAFADFTKANVGKVVDLSVDGAVVASPRLVEPILGGEVMLSGAFAAGELQRLAERISAGGAKVTVEVKAEQPL; this is encoded by the coding sequence ATGAACGGCCTGACTCGTCTCATCGCTGGAACAGCCATCACACTGTTCGCCTGCGGTCTCGTCATGGCCGAGCCATTGACGCTCGCCATCGCCAAGGCCGCGGTCGTATCCGATCAAGCGTCGGGACAGAGGGCACTCAACCTGAAGATGACACCGGACAGCGCAAAGGCATTCGCCGACTTCACCAAGGCGAATGTCGGGAAGGTGGTCGATCTCAGCGTCGACGGTGCCGTGGTGGCGTCGCCGCGCCTGGTCGAACCCATCCTAGGCGGTGAGGTGATGCTCAGCGGCGCCTTCGCCGCGGGCGAACTCCAGCGCCTCGCGGAACGGATTTCGGCGGGAGGTGCGAAAGTCACGGTCGAGGTGAAGGCTGAACAGCCTTTGTGA
- a CDS encoding outer membrane protein: MYRLVVASAGLLAVLSVPALAADPTVDVPMTAPGFDWTGYYAGLQAGYGWGQSDISGTEGEPFSVSPDINGGFVGGHIAGLWQFDQAVIGAEADLNYSSVNGTAEAEPGNNFGTDIKWFGSVNAKAGYAMDRVLVYGIGGVAFAGIETSQSAGSAFSETRANVGWTLGAGVDYALTDKFVVGAQYRYYDFGSEHYDGSSDFVGRDQDTKLNTVGINLSYKF, encoded by the coding sequence GTGTATCGCCTTGTGGTCGCAAGTGCCGGTCTTCTTGCCGTCCTGTCCGTGCCGGCTCTCGCAGCCGACCCGACGGTCGACGTGCCGATGACCGCGCCCGGCTTCGACTGGACCGGATACTACGCCGGCCTGCAGGCGGGCTATGGCTGGGGCCAGTCCGACATCTCAGGAACGGAGGGCGAGCCGTTTTCCGTCTCGCCGGACATAAACGGCGGTTTCGTCGGCGGGCATATCGCCGGGCTGTGGCAGTTCGACCAGGCCGTGATCGGCGCCGAAGCCGACCTCAACTATTCCTCGGTCAACGGCACGGCCGAAGCGGAACCCGGAAACAATTTCGGCACCGACATCAAATGGTTCGGATCGGTCAACGCCAAGGCCGGATACGCGATGGATCGCGTGCTGGTCTATGGCATAGGCGGCGTTGCCTTTGCCGGGATCGAGACCTCGCAATCGGCGGGCTCCGCTTTCTCCGAGACACGCGCGAATGTCGGCTGGACCCTGGGCGCCGGCGTCGACTACGCGCTGACCGACAAGTTCGTCGTCGGCGCCCAGTATCGCTACTACGATTTCGGCTCCGAACACTATGACGGATCCAGCGACTTCGTCGGCCGCGACCAGGATACCAAGCTGAACACCGTCGGCATCAATCTCAGCTACAAGTTCTGA
- a CDS encoding NUDIX domain-containing protein codes for MEDRIRIRSEEVLSDDWAVLKKTVLDYRRRDGQWETQIRQTYDRGDGAVILPYDPQRSTVLLVRQFRYPAYVTGHREPLIEACAGLLDENDPETAIRKEAEEELGYRLKDIERLFSPYMSPGSVTERLWFFIARYSPADRISAGGGAPEEGEDIEVLEMPLDEALAGIADGRIVDAKTIILIQHLKLNPMKA; via the coding sequence ATGGAAGATCGTATTCGTATCCGTTCGGAAGAGGTTCTTTCCGACGACTGGGCGGTGCTGAAAAAGACCGTGCTCGACTATCGCCGGCGCGACGGGCAATGGGAGACGCAAATCCGCCAGACCTACGATCGCGGCGATGGCGCGGTGATTTTGCCTTACGACCCCCAGCGTTCGACGGTGCTCCTGGTGCGCCAGTTCCGCTATCCCGCCTACGTCACTGGCCACCGCGAACCGCTGATCGAGGCCTGTGCCGGGCTGCTCGACGAAAACGATCCGGAAACCGCCATCCGCAAGGAAGCCGAGGAAGAGCTCGGCTACCGGCTGAAGGATATTGAGCGGCTGTTTTCGCCTTATATGAGCCCGGGCAGCGTCACCGAGCGGCTGTGGTTCTTCATTGCCCGCTATTCGCCCGCCGACCGCATCTCGGCCGGCGGCGGCGCTCCGGAAGAGGGCGAGGATATCGAGGTTCTGGAAATGCCGCTCGACGAGGCGCTGGCCGGCATCGCCGACGGTCGCATCGTCGATGCCAAGACGATTATCCTGATCCAGCATCTGAAGCTGAACCCGATGAAGGCCTAG
- a CDS encoding DUF2188 domain-containing protein, whose protein sequence is MAKLTYKIVEHDGGWAYKVGSTFSETFPTHQDALRAAEIASAEQQVAGATDGIQYEDADGKWHEELADGRDRPQTEVSE, encoded by the coding sequence ATGGCGAAGCTGACTTACAAGATCGTCGAGCATGACGGCGGCTGGGCCTATAAGGTCGGTTCGACCTTCTCGGAGACATTTCCCACCCATCAGGATGCGTTGCGCGCCGCCGAGATCGCCTCGGCCGAGCAGCAGGTGGCAGGCGCGACGGACGGTATCCAATATGAGGATGCCGACGGCAAATGGCACGAGGAACTGGCCGATGGCCGCGACCGGCCGCAGACCGAAGTGTCCGAATAG
- a CDS encoding NADH:flavin oxidoreductase/NADH oxidase: MTASLFQPITLDGLTFPNRIAVAPMCQYSAEDGSASDWHLYHWMNLAMSGAGMVTVEMTDVERRGRISHGCLGLYSDDNEAAARRTLDAARRVAAPGTKFGTQLAHAGRKASNRKPWEGGGPLQPNEDPWQTVSASAMAYDTGWNVPRALDEEEILQLIERFAQAARRAERAGFDFIELHAAHGYLIFQFLSPLSNQRTDRWGGSLENRMRLVVEIARAVKKAVPKLMLGARLSVKDWVDGGFDVEDAIEVAKALKAEGIAYLCCSSGGNSPLQKLPTGPGYQVHLAEAVRKGAGIPTRAVGLIDDPQQAEAVIAEGRADMVALARAFLADPRWGWRAAATFKEKIHPAPQLARSVTTMEHWMKAAG; encoded by the coding sequence ATGACTGCATCGCTTTTCCAGCCGATCACCCTCGACGGCCTCACCTTCCCCAACCGCATCGCCGTGGCGCCGATGTGCCAGTATTCCGCCGAGGACGGGTCGGCCAGCGACTGGCATCTTTACCACTGGATGAACCTGGCCATGTCCGGCGCCGGCATGGTCACGGTGGAGATGACCGATGTCGAGCGGCGCGGGCGCATCTCCCATGGTTGCCTCGGGCTTTACTCCGACGACAACGAAGCCGCCGCGCGCCGCACACTGGACGCGGCACGACGCGTCGCCGCGCCGGGCACGAAATTCGGCACCCAGTTGGCGCACGCCGGCCGCAAGGCCTCAAATCGCAAGCCCTGGGAGGGCGGCGGGCCACTGCAGCCAAACGAAGACCCCTGGCAGACCGTCTCGGCCTCGGCCATGGCCTACGACACCGGCTGGAACGTGCCGCGCGCGCTCGATGAGGAAGAGATCCTGCAGCTCATCGAACGGTTCGCCCAAGCGGCAAGGCGGGCCGAACGCGCCGGCTTCGACTTCATCGAACTGCACGCAGCACACGGCTATCTGATCTTCCAGTTCCTGTCGCCGCTGTCCAACCAGCGCACCGACCGCTGGGGCGGCTCGCTGGAAAACCGGATGCGTCTTGTCGTCGAAATCGCCAGGGCGGTGAAGAAGGCGGTGCCGAAGCTGATGCTCGGCGCCCGGCTGTCGGTGAAGGACTGGGTCGACGGCGGCTTCGACGTCGAGGATGCGATCGAGGTGGCGAAGGCCTTGAAGGCCGAGGGCATCGCCTATCTCTGCTGCTCCAGCGGCGGCAATTCGCCGTTACAGAAATTGCCCACCGGCCCCGGCTATCAGGTGCATCTGGCAGAAGCCGTGCGCAAGGGCGCCGGCATCCCGACCCGCGCGGTCGGCCTGATCGACGATCCCCAGCAAGCCGAGGCTGTGATCGCCGAGGGCCGTGCCGACATGGTGGCACTGGCGCGTGCCTTCCTCGCCGATCCGCGCTGGGGCTGGCGTGCGGCCGCCACATTCAAGGAAAAGATCCATCCGGCGCCGCAGCTCGCGCGCTCGGTGACGACGATGGAGCACTGGATGAAGGCGGCGGGCTGA